A portion of the Anser cygnoides isolate HZ-2024a breed goose chromosome 29, Taihu_goose_T2T_genome, whole genome shotgun sequence genome contains these proteins:
- the SUV39H1 gene encoding LOW QUALITY PROTEIN: histone-lysine N-methyltransferase SUV39H1 (The sequence of the model RefSeq protein was modified relative to this genomic sequence to represent the inferred CDS: inserted 3 bases in 2 codons; deleted 1 base in 1 codon), with protein MAENLKECRVCCKSSWAQLQDLCRLQRVQCRALGVTRRNLAHFEVEYLCDYKRVRDEEYYLVKWRGYPPSSNTWEPRRNLRCRGLLRQLHHDLARAPGGPARXRPPRPPPPPRSSYLVQKAEQRRALRRWERRLNSTRSHRGRIAVENEVDLHGPPXDFVYVNEYKVGAGVSLSPVAAGCECLDCLAEAPGGCCPGASRNKFAYNEAGQVRIRAGLPIYECNSRCRCGAECPNRVVQKGIRYDLCIFRTGDGRGWGVRTLQRIRKNSFVMEYVGEIITSEEAERRGQVYDRQGATYLFDLDYVEDVYTVDAAHYGNISHFVNHSCDPNLQVYNVFIENLDERLPRIALFATRPIRAGEELTFDYNMHVDPVDAESTRMDSNFGLAGGGLGGSPRSRGRIECKCGAATCRKYLF; from the exons ATGGCGGAAAATTTAAAAG agtgCCGGGTGTGCTGCAAGTCGTCGTGGGCGCAGCTGCAGGACCTGTGCCGCCTGCAGCGGGTGCAGTGCCGGGCGCTGGGCGTCACGCGCCGCAACCTGGCCCACTTCGAGGTCGAGTACCTCTGCGACTACAAGCGCGTCCGG GACGAGGAGTACTACCTGGTGAAGTGGCGCGGCTACCCGCCCTCCTCCAACACCTGGGAGCCCCGCCGCAACCTCCGCTGCCGCGGCCTCCTCCGGCAGCTCCACCACGACCTGGCCCGCGCCCCGGGGGggcctgccc cccggcccccgcggcctcccccccccccgcgctccTCCTACCTGGTGCAGAAAGCGGAGCAGCGGCGGGCCCTGCGCCGCTGGGAGCGCCGCCTCAACAGCACCCGCAGCCACCGGGGCCGCATCGCCGTGGAGAACGAGGTGGACCTGCACGGCCCCCC GGACTTCGTCTACGTCAACGAGTACAAGGTGGGGGCCGGCGTCTCGCTCAGCCCCGTGGCGGCGGGCTGCGAGTGCCTCGACTGCCTGGCCGAGgcgccggggggctgctgcccggggGCTTCGAGGAACAAGTTCGCCTACAACGAGGCCGGGCAGGTGAGGATCCGCGCGGGGCTGCCCATCTACGAGTGCAACTCGCGGTGCCGCTGCGGGGCCGAGTGCCCCAACCGCGTGGTGCAGAAGGGGATCCGCTACGACCTCTGCATCTTCCGCACGGGCGACGGGCGCGGCTGGGGGGTGCGCACCCTGCAGCGCATCCGCAA GAACAGCTTCGTCATGGAGTACGTCGGAGAg ATCATCACGTCGGAGGAGGCGGAGCGGCGCGGGCAGGTGTACGACCGGCAGGGCGCCACCTACCTCTTCGACCTGGACTACGTGGAGGACGTCTACACGGTGGACGCCGCGCACTACGGCAACATCTCCCACTTCGTCAACCACAGC tgCGACCCCAACCTGCAGGTGTACAACGTCTTCATCGAGAACCTGGACGAGCGCCTGCCGCGCATCGCCCTCTTCGCCACGCGC CCCATCCGCGCCGGCGAGGAGCTCACCTTCGACTACAACATGCACG TGGACCCGGTGGACGCCGAGAGCACCCGCATGGACTCCAACTTcgggctggcgggggggggcctggggggctccccccgctcccGGGGCCGCATCGAGTGCAAGTGCGGGGCCGCCACGTGCCGCAAGTACCTTTTCTGA